Genomic window (Saccharothrix australiensis):
CGGGCGACGCGCACGACCCACCCCACCCGAGGACACCGGACGTCGCGCACGACCCACCCCGCCCGAAGAGACCGGGCGGCGGCCTGCCGGGCCCGTGCCGCCCGAGGACACCGGGCGGCGTGCCCGACCGGCCGACGCGTTCGGACCGTCCCCGGAGGCCACCGGGCGACGGCCGCGACCGCCCGCCGGTCCGGGTTCCCGCGAGGACACCGGCCGGCGGCCCGTCCCGCCGAGCCCGGCCGGTCCCGCGCCCGACGACGTCGCCCAGCGCCTCGTCGGACCCGACGCCACGGGGCGACGGCCGCACCCGGCCGGCGCGCCCGAGGACGCGGGCAGGCGACGGCCGCCCGCGAACGGCGCGCCCGGACGGCGGTTCGCGCCCGACGACCCGCGCCGCCCCGACGCCACCGGACGACGGCCCCGCCCCGACGCGGAGCGCCCGGCGACCGGCCCGGACGGCGCTGCGCGCAGGCAGGCGGGCGAACCCGACGGCGGCCCGCGCCGCCTCGCGCACGACCCCGCCGAGGGCGCGCCCGCGCGCGGCCCGGCGGACGGCAGCGGGCCGCGCAGGCCCGCACCGGGCGGACCCGACGCCGGACCCCGACGCCCCGTCGACGGCGCACCCGGTGGCCGACGCCCGCCGGAGGGCGGCCCGGACGGCAGCGGGCCGCGCAGGCTCGCGCCCGGCGGCCCCGACGGCAGCGGCCCGCGCCGCCTCGCCGAGGACGGCCCCGGACCGCGCAGGCCGGTCGACGGCGCGCCGGACGGACCCCGCAGGCCCGTCGAGGGCGCGGCGGAGGGGCCTCGACGACTCGCGGACGGCCCGCCGGAAGGGCCCCGGCGACCGGCGGAGGGCAAGCCCGACCCGCGCAGGCTCGCGGGCGAAGGGCCCCGCAGGCCCGCCGGCGGACCGGACGGCAGCGGTCCCCGGCCCGTCGGGGACGGTGCCCGACGCCCCGCGGCGGCGGCCGACGGCGACATCGCGGGCCGGCTCGGCGCAGGCGCGCCCGAGCCGCGCGAGCAGGTCGACCCGGCGAGCCTCACCACCGAGATGGAGGCCATCAGCGACGACGTCAAGAAGCGTCGCGAGGTCGACCACACGCTGGCGCGGTTCTCCGCCGTGCACGACGAACTCGCCGAGCAGGAGCGCCAGCGCAAGGAGCGCAGGCAGAAGCTCATGCCGTGGAAGGCCGAGCACGACGACGAGGCGACCGTGCACACGCCGCCCGTCGACGGCCCGGACGACCTGGAGACGCCGCGCCGCGGCGTGCGGACGGTCAGGCACAGCAAGATCGTCCGGGTGGTCAAGACGCTGTCGCTGACGGCCGCCGTCCTGGTGTTCCTCTCGACCGGCCTCGGGTGGGTCGCGCTGCGCTACGTCGACAGCAAGATCAACGAGATCGACGCGCTCAACGAGAACTCCGCCGCGGTGCACGAGGCCGAGAAGCAGCTCGGCGACGAGAACTTCCTCATCGTCGGGTCCGACACCCGCGCAGGGGCCAAGCCCACCGACGGCGTCGGCGACGCGGACGCCGAGCCGGGCGCGCGGTCGGACGTCCTCATGCTCGCCCACATCCCGGCCGACCGGAAGCGGGTCGTCGTGGTGTCCGTGCCGCGCGACCTCCAGATCACCCGGCCCGAGTGCGAGAAGTGGAACTGGGAGACCGGCGAGTACACCGGCGAGGTGCTGGCCCCGGTCAAGGGCGTCAAGGCCAACCAGGCGTACGCCGACGGCGGGCCGAAGTGCGTCAGCACCTTCATGACCGAGCTGACCGGGTTGACCATCAACCACTTCATCTCCGTGGACTTCAACGGGTTCAAGGGGATGGTCGACGCCGTCGGCAAGATCAAGGTCTGCGTGCCGAAGGTGATGGACGACGAAGAGCTGGGCATGATCTTCGACAAGCCCGGCCAGTACGAGGTGGACGGTCAGAAGGCGCTGGACTACGTGCGCGCCCGGTACGTGAAGACCGAACCCCTCGGCGACTACGACCGCGTCACGCGGCAGCAGAAGTTCCTGTCCTCGCTGCTGCGCACGGCGTTGTCCTCCGACATGCTGCTCAACCCCGGCAAGCTCAACAACTTCCTCAACGCGTTCGCCGCGTCCACGGTCGGCCAGAACATCGGCGTGAAGGACATGTTGACGCTCGCGCAGTCGTTGCAGGGCATCGAGGCCGGGCGGGTCAGCTTCATCACGGTGCCGCACGTGACGGACGAGGGCCCCACCAAGTCCAACAACGACAACATCGAGCTGCTGAAGGTGGACGAGACCAAGGCGCTGTTCCAGGCCATCATCGACGGGACGCCGCTGCCGGGCGAGACTCCGGACGCGCCCGTCACGCCGAGTCCCCAGCCGGAGAAGGCCGAGGAGCCGAAGAAGGCCCCCGAGCCCAAGCAGGGCAAGGTGGTCGACCCCAAGGGCTTGAAGGTCCAGGTGTTCAACGGCGACCAGGGCAACCCCGGCGCGGCCAAGCGGACCAAGAACGCGTTGGCGGAACTGGGTTTCGAGATCGTCAACAGCGGTGACGGCGAGCCGGTCGGCAAGACGGTCATCCGCTACGGCGCGGGCGGCGAGGACGCGGCGTTCACGCTCGCGGCGGCGGTCCCCGGCGCCACGCTGGAGGTCGCGCCCACCCAGGGCGGCGCGGTGACCCTGATCATCGGGCCGGGCTGGGACGAGAAGGTCGTCAGCCCCAAGCCGAACGGGACGGGCGCGGAGGAGCCCGGCAAGACGACGCCGCCGGCGGACCTGTCCATCGTGAACGCGGGGAAGGACCCGTGCGCGTGACGGTTGGGCCATCCGGCCCGACCGTTGGGCCATCTGGACGTCACGGGTTCACCTCCGGTTCACCTGGGAATGTCGCTACCGCGATGACCTGCACGTAGGCTGACGCCATGCGTGAGGCTTACCACGACCAGCTCGGACAACTCGCCGACCAGCTCGCCGACATGTGCGGGATGGCCGGGGACGCGATGGAGCGCGCGACCACCGCCCTGCTCCAGGCGGACCTCGGCGTGGCCGAGCAGGTGATCGGTGACGACGCCAAGATCGACGACGTCCGCGCCGGCATCGAGGAGCAGGCGTACGCGCTGCTCGCCCTCCAGGCGCCGGTCGCGACCGACCTGCGCATCGTGCTCGCGGTGATCCACGCCGCGGAGAGCGTCGAGCGGATGGGCGACCTCGCGCTGCACGTGGCGAAGGCCGCGCGCCGCAGGCACCCCAACCACGTGCTGTCGGACACGGTGCAGCCGTACTTCGCCGAGATGGGCCGGATCGCGGTCGAGCTGGCGCGCGAGGCGACCGACATCATCCGCACCCAGGACGTCGAGCGGGCGCGTTCGCTGGAGGACGCCGACGACGCGATGGACGACCTGCACCGGCACCTGTTCACGGTGATCATGGACAAGGACTGGCCGCACGGCGTGCCGTCCGCCGTGGACACCACGCTGCTGGGGCGGTTCTACGAGCGGTTCGCCGACCACGCGGTGTCGGTGGCCAAGCGCACGGTCTTCGTGGTGACCGGCCGGATGCCCGGCTACAGCGGCGAACTGGACGACTGAGCCGCCGACCGCGCATCCCGTTCCGGGCGCGCGGTCGCCTCCGGGGGAACGTGCGACGGCCCGGCGGGTGGACCCTGTCGAGTCCACCGGCCGGGCCGTCGCGCGTCCCGCCGTCAGGCGAGCAGGCCGGTCAGCTCCTGGGCGAGCTGGGAGGCGATGCGCGCGTTGTCGGCGGGCGCGTGGGTCAGCCACTTCCGGCCGTCCTGCCCCGGCTTCGTCTGCGACAGGTAGCGGCCCTGGTCGTTGTCGAACCAGCCGACCTGCGGCGCGCGCTGCTCCCGGCCGTGCCTGCCGCGCACCGTCACCCCGAACTGGCCCGCCCGCAGCCGTGGCCGTTCGAAGACCGCTTCCAGGGCGCGCACCTGCGTGGCCGCAGTGGACCGCGGGGCCATCGCCTGCGTGAAGGTGGCGCTGTCGAAGTCGTCGTCGCGGCGGCTCGGTGCCGGTGGCGCGGACGTCGGCACGGGCACCGTCACCGACTGGCCGGGACCGGGGCGCCCCGGTGGGATCAGGTCGACGACCGCGCGCAGCAGCGCCGACGACCGCAGGGTGTCGACCTTCAGCTGCCGGTCGTCCAGCACGGCCAGCGCGGCGACCTCACCCCGCGCGCCGCTGCGGGCCAGCAGCTGCCGCTCGACGTTCTTCGGGTCCAGCGAGGCGATCGCGTTCAGCGAGTAGTCGAACCGCACGAGCAGGGTCAGCGCCTCCTCGACCTCCGCCGAGACCCGGCCGCGCACGGCCAGCCCCCGGGACTCCAGGTCCCGGTAGACGGCGTTGCGGATGCCGCGCCGCTCGTCGTGGGTGCGGCCCAGGTAGGGGAAGTCGAACGGGTAGGGGCGGCTGCCCAGCTCCAGGTCCTCCCAGAGCACGTCGGCCGCCGCGTGGGAGAGGGCGAACGAGAACACCGTCACCCGCCGATGACCGGCGGCGCGACCATCGTGCCGTCACCGAAGACGTCCTCGGTCTCGACCAGGTACGAGGCGGCCTTGTGCTCCTTGTCCTCGTCGCCCTGGCCCTTGCCCGCGCCGGCGCCCATGCCGCCCGCGCCCATGCCCGTGCCGCCCGCACCGCCACGACCGGCCAAGCCGCCACCCGCGGCACTCGGGCCGGCCGGCCCGAAGCCGCCCGCGCCGGAGCGCCCGGCCTCGCCCAGCACGCCAGAGGCGCCACCGGGCCCGAACCCGCCGCCGCGTCCGGCGGCGGCCATGCCGCCGGGACCACCCATGCCGCCGGGCAACCCACCGCGACCACCGGGGCCGCCACCGCCGCCGGGCAGGCCGCCACCGCCGCCGGGCAGACCACGTCCGCCGCCGGGGAGACCCGGCGGGCGTCCACCGGGGCCGGGCAGGCCGGGTGGCCGGCCGCCGGGCAGGCCGGGCGGGCGACCTCCGGGACCGGGTGGCCGGCCACCGGGACCGGGCACCCAGCCGTTGCCGGAGCCGTCGCCGGGACCGGTGCCGGGCCCGCCACCGGTGCCAGGGCCGGGCAGGGGCAGGCCGGTGGGCGGCTTCCAGCCGGACTGGTTGGTGTTGCCGCCACCCGAACCACCGCCACCGGGACCACCGCCACCGGGACCGGGCACGCCGGCGACACCCGTGCCACCCGTGCCGCCACCGGGACCGTCCGGGACGCTCGGACGGCCGCCGACACCGGGCTGCTGGGGGTTGGACGAGTCACCCGTGCCGCCGCCCGTGCCCTCCATCGGTGGGGGCGGGGAGAACGCGGGCATGGTGGAGCCGGACTCCTGGAACGAGGTCGACATGGACGTCATGACCTCGGCCGCCCGCTCGTGCGCCTGCTGCTTCTCCTCGAACTTCTGCTCGATCTTGTCGATCGTCTCCGCCCACTTGAACGGGTTCGGCTCGGAGAAGAACATCTTGTAGGCGTCGGCGGTGCTGAAGTCGACCGGTTCCGGCATGTTCGCCTTGGCCGTCTCGGCGGCCTGGCTCTGCTGGTAGAGCTTGTTGCCGGTCAGCTGCGCGCCCTGGGCGGCGTTGCCCGACCAGGCGGCCATGTTGGTGAAGTAGCCCTGCGCGGCGCTCGCGGCCTTGCCCTGCCAGGCGCCCTTGCCGGCCTCGGTGGCCTTGGTCAGGTTGTTCTGGAGGTCGACCAGCGTGTTGCCGATCTTGGTCCACGCCTCGCCCTGCTCGTTGGCCGAACTCGGCGACATGTTGTCGGTGACCATCGACTTGAGCTGCTCGTGCGGGTAGCCCAGGTAGTGCGACCCGGCCGTCGACATGGGCGGCCGGTAGTTCTCGACCACCTGCTCCAGGTCCTTCTCCTGCTTGGCCTGGTACGCCGCCGCCTCGCTCTTGTACTGCACGTAGGCGAGCACGTTGGGGACGAGGTTGACGAAGCCGGGGTTCTCCTCGACCTTGCGCTGGTACTCGTCACGCAGCTCCGCCTCGGTCTGACCGGCGTAGTCGACCTTGGTCGCGTTCGGGCTCTGCGAGTTCGGCGGTGCCACGTTCCACTCCTGTCCTTACTTGGGCAACTTCGGTTCGATCGCTTCTGCCAACTGCTTGGCCGTGTCGCAGGACTCTTCGACGGACGTGGTCGACGTGGCGTAGAAGTCGACCCTGGAGGTGGCGTTGACCTCGACGGCGATGAGGCACGAGACGTCGGTCAGGCCGGCTTCGACGCGCTTCGCCTTGCGGGAGCCGACGGTGGTGTCGGAGATGCGCGCGCTGGAGCCCCCGGTGGCCCCGCTGAGGCCCACCTCGGGGAACGCCTTGACCCCGACGGCGGTCGTCGTCTGCCCCCACCGCGCCGTGCAACCACGCGCGCCGTCCTTCTCCACCCGGGACAGCGAGAACCGGCTCGCGACGGCGTTCAGCTCAGCGCACGCGTCGAACCTGGCCAACTTGTCGCCACCGCCGGAGGGTTCCGACGTGGCGGTCGACTTCTCCGAGGTCTTGGTCGTGGTGGAGGTGCTGCCACCACCCGGCGTGGCGCTACCAGGGTCCTTGGTCGTGCACCCCGCCAGCACCAGACCGACCACCGCGATCGGCAGGACGGAACGAATCACCGGGTTCCTGGTCAACTGCATCCCCATCTCAGTAACGCTTGAGGCCGTTGGCCGCCGCGTCATCGACTTCGCGGTAGTTGTCGACCGCCTTCTGCAGAGCGGCCCTCGCGTCGACCAAGGCGGCCCTCAACTGCTTGATCGCCGGCACGACACCTGTTGTGCCACCGCCACCGTTCGCGCTTTCCAGGTTGTAGCTGCTCATCGCCTGCGCATCGGGGCTGGTGCCCAGCTTGGTCGGCTGCTGGAGCATATTCAGCTGGACGTCGATGGTGTTGAGTTCGAACTCCGCGTCGTCGATGGCCTTGATGTACGCCTCGGCACCGGACTTGCTGATGGCGAACGACCCCGACTCCGCCGCCTGCTTGAGCCCCTGCATGTTCGACGTCATGGCACGCATGGACTCCGCGCCCCACGCTCCCTGTGCCGCCACCACTACCCCCTGCGATCACGCGATTCCTGCGAGCACGGTACCGCGCACGTCAGAACCTGTCCTCGCTATGACGATGCCCGAATCGGCCCGGTTCCGCCCGACGTGGGCAGCGGTGTGGCGACGCCCACGGCCCGCCGCCCCGACCACGGCCGCGGGCCGGGGACGAGGGTGGCGCGGGCCGAAGGGCGGAGCCGGCGTGACGAGAACCACACCGCAGGGAACGGCGAAGGGGCCTTCCCGCGCGCGGCGGGAAGGCCCCTTCGGACGACGGGCTCAGCCGAAGCGGCCGGAGATGTAGTCCTCGGTCGCCTTCTGGCTGGGGTTGGAAAAGATCTTCTCCGTGTCGTCCACCTCGATCAGCCGACCGGGCTGGCCGACGCCCAGCAGGTTGAAGAACGCGGTCTGGTCGCTGACCCGCGCCGCCTGCTGCATGTTGTGGGTGACGATGACGATCGTGTATTCCTTCTTCAACTCCGTGATCAGGTCCTCGATCGCCAGCGTGGAGATCGGGTCCAGCGCCGAGCACGGCTCGTCCATCAGCAGCACGTCGGGCTGCACGGCGATGGCCCGCGCGATGCACAGGCGCTGCTGCTGACCACCGGACAGCCCGCCGCCGGGGCGGTCGAGGCGGTCCTTCACCTCGTTCCACAGGTTGGCCCCGCGCAGCGACCGCTCGGCCACCTCGTCGAGCTTCTTCTTGTTCCGCTCGCCCGCGAGCTTCAGGCCCGCCACCACGTTGTCCCGGATGGACATCGTGGGGAACGGGTTGGGCCGCTGGAACACCATGCCGATGGTCCGGCGCACCTGCACCGGGTCGACGGTGGAGGCGTAGATGTCCTCACCGTCCAGCAGCACGTTGCCCTCCACCCGTGCGCCGGGCGCCACCTCGTGCATCCGGTTCAGCGACCGCAGCACGGTGGACTTGCCGCAACCCGACGGGCCGATGAACGCGGTCACGTTCTTCGGCGGCACGGCAAGCGAAACCCCGTCCACGGCGTGGAACTTGCCGTAGTACAGGTTGAGGTCCTTCACGTCGATGCGCTTGGCCATAACCGCCCGCTCACTTGGTCTTCGGGGCCAGCCACCGCGAGATCGCGGTCGCCAGCAGGTTGAACAGCGTGATGATCAGGACCAGGGTGATCGCCGCACCCCAGATCCGCTCGAAACCCGCCTGGGTCGGGTTGTTCCGCTCGTTGGCCATCAGCAGCGGGAGCGACGCCATCGGCCCGTCGAACAGGTTGTAGTTGATGAACGGCGCGTACGCGGCCAGGACCAGCACCGGCGCGGTCTCGCCCATGACGCGGGCCAGGGCGAGCATGACGCCGGTCAGGATGCCGGACAGCGCCGTCGGGATGACGATCTTGACGATGGTCTTCCACTTGGGGATGCCCAGCGCGTAGGACGCCTCGCGCAGCTCGTCCGGGACGATCTTCAGCATCTCCTCGGTGGTCCGCACGATCACCGGCACCATGAGCAGCACCAGCGCCAGCGACACCGCGAAACCGCTGCGGCCGAAGCCGAACGTGGTGATCCACAGCGTGTAGACGAACAGCGCGGCCACGATGGACGGCACACCGGTGAGGATGTCGACCATGAACGTGGTGGCCTTCGCCAGCCGGGACCGGCCGCCGTACTCGACCAGGTAGATCGCCACGAACAGGCCGATCGGCACGGAGATCAGGCCGCACACCAGGCCCTGCGACAGGGTGCCGTAGATCGCGTGGTAGACACCGCCGCCCTCCTGCTTGGACAGCAGGCCGGACAGCGACTTCTGCCACCAGTCGACGTCGAGGACGACCGGCAGGCCGCGCTGCACGACGGTGTAGAGCACCCACGCGAGCGGCACGATGGCGATGGCGAACGCCAGGTACACCAGGGCGGTCGCGACACCGTTCTTGAACTTGCGCGCTCCGCTGACGCTCTGGAACGTCGGCGGCGTCGCGAGGCGGTTCAGGTCCGCCGTCTCGGTCGTCATTCGTACTCCTTGTGACCGGCGACGATCGACCGTGCGATGGCGTTGACCACGAAGGTCAGCAGGAACAGGACCAGGCCGGCGGCGATGTACGCGCCCGCCGAGCGCGGGTCGTTGAACTCCGGCGCGGCCAGCGCGATCTTGGACGCGAAGGTCGCGCCGCCGTCGAAGAGGCTCCAGCCGAACGCCGAGTTGGTGGCGCTCAGGATGATCATCAGCGCGATCGTCTCGCCGAGCGCGCGACCGAGGCCGAGCATCGAGGCGCTGACGTAGCCCGCCTTGCCGAACGGCAGGACGGTGGTGCGCACGACCTCCCACTTGGTCGCGCCCAGCGCGATGGCGCCCTCGATGTGGGCGGGCGGCGTGCGCTCGAACACCTCGCGGCTGACGGCCGTGATGATCGGCAGGATCATCACGGCGAGCACGATGCCGGCGGTGAAGATGGTGCCGCCCAGCTCGATGCTCACGTTGCCCTGGGCGAACAGCGGGATGAAGCCGAGCGCGCTGGTCAGCCACTCGCCGATCGGCGTCAGCACCGGCGCGAGCACCAGCAGGCCCCACAGGCCGTAGATGATCGACGGCACGGCGGAGAGCAGGTCGACGACGTACGCGAACGGCCGGGCGAGCCGCCGCGGCGCGTACTGGGTGAGGAACAGGGCGATGCCCAGCGCGATCGGCATCGCGATGACCAGGGCGAACGCGGACGACACCACGGTGACCAGGAGCAGGTCGAGGATGCCGTACCGCATGTTGTTCACATCGCCGGTGGACCACTCGCGGCTGGTCAGGAAGTTGACCTGGTCCAGCGCGAGCGACGGCACCGCCTGCAGCAGCAGGAACAGCCCGATGGCCCCGATGAGGACGACGATGAAGATGCCCGAGCCGGTGGCGAGGCCGCGGAAGATCCGGTCACCCGGCCGGACGTGTGGTGCTTTCTGATCGGCTTCCGTGGTCGGGGGAATCGGAGCCTCCGAGTCGGATCGAGCAGCCGGAACGCCCCGACGGGCACCGGTCGTCCCGGTGCCCGCGGGGCGCTGGGCCACAGTGCGGTCGTTCATCGCTATGGCGTTGGCGTCGGGTGTGCCGGCCGGATCAGGCGATGGCCTTGATCGCGGTCAGCAGCTTGTCCTGGAAGGACTTGGGGACCGGAGCGTAACCCGCGTCCGCCAGACCGGCCTGGCCGTCCGTCGCCGCGACCGTGAGGAAGGCGCGGATGGCCTTCGCGGTGTCGGCGTCGTAGCCCTTGGAGCAGACGATCTCGTAGGTGGCCAGCAGCAGCGGGTACGCGCCCGCGGTGGTGCTGCCGTAGATCGAGTCGAGGTCGAGGACCAGGTCGTTGCCCTCGCCCTTGATCTTCGCGCCGTCGATGGCCTTGCCGACGCTCTCGCTGGTCAGCTCGACCGGGCCGGAGCCGTTGTCGAGCTTGGCCAGCGAGAGCTTGTTCTCCTGCGCGAACGACAGCTCGACGTAGGTGATGGCGCCGTCGACCGAGCCGGCGGCCTGCGCGACACCGGCGGACTTCTCCTTGCCCTCGCCGACACCGCCCTTGAACTGCTTGCCGTCACCCTGCGTCCACGCGCCCTTGGACGCGATCTTCAGGTACTTCTGGAAGTTGTCCGTGGTGCCGGACTCGTCGGACCGGTAGACGACCGTGATGTCCTTGTCCGGCAGCGTGGCGGAGGAGTTGAGCGCCTTGATGGCCGGGTCGTTCCACTTCTTGATGCCACCGTTGAAGATCTTGGCGGTGACGTCGCCGTTGAGCACCAGGTCCTGGACGCCGTTGAGCTTGTAGCCGATGGCGACCGGGCCGAAGACCAGCGGGAGGTGCCAGGCCGGGTTCGTCGCGCAGCGCTTGGCGG
Coding sequences:
- a CDS encoding LCP family protein, which codes for MPPEDTGRRARPADAFGPSPEATGRRPRPPAGPGSREDTGRRPVPPSPAGPAPDDVAQRLVGPDATGRRPHPAGAPEDAGRRRPPANGAPGRRFAPDDPRRPDATGRRPRPDAERPATGPDGAARRQAGEPDGGPRRLAHDPAEGAPARGPADGSGPRRPAPGGPDAGPRRPVDGAPGGRRPPEGGPDGSGPRRLAPGGPDGSGPRRLAEDGPGPRRPVDGAPDGPRRPVEGAAEGPRRLADGPPEGPRRPAEGKPDPRRLAGEGPRRPAGGPDGSGPRPVGDGARRPAAAADGDIAGRLGAGAPEPREQVDPASLTTEMEAISDDVKKRREVDHTLARFSAVHDELAEQERQRKERRQKLMPWKAEHDDEATVHTPPVDGPDDLETPRRGVRTVRHSKIVRVVKTLSLTAAVLVFLSTGLGWVALRYVDSKINEIDALNENSAAVHEAEKQLGDENFLIVGSDTRAGAKPTDGVGDADAEPGARSDVLMLAHIPADRKRVVVVSVPRDLQITRPECEKWNWETGEYTGEVLAPVKGVKANQAYADGGPKCVSTFMTELTGLTINHFISVDFNGFKGMVDAVGKIKVCVPKVMDDEELGMIFDKPGQYEVDGQKALDYVRARYVKTEPLGDYDRVTRQQKFLSSLLRTALSSDMLLNPGKLNNFLNAFAASTVGQNIGVKDMLTLAQSLQGIEAGRVSFITVPHVTDEGPTKSNNDNIELLKVDETKALFQAIIDGTPLPGETPDAPVTPSPQPEKAEEPKKAPEPKQGKVVDPKGLKVQVFNGDQGNPGAAKRTKNALAELGFEIVNSGDGEPVGKTVIRYGAGGEDAAFTLAAAVPGATLEVAPTQGGAVTLIIGPGWDEKVVSPKPNGTGAEEPGKTTPPADLSIVNAGKDPCA
- the phoU gene encoding phosphate signaling complex protein PhoU; translated protein: MREAYHDQLGQLADQLADMCGMAGDAMERATTALLQADLGVAEQVIGDDAKIDDVRAGIEEQAYALLALQAPVATDLRIVLAVIHAAESVERMGDLALHVAKAARRRHPNHVLSDTVQPYFAEMGRIAVELAREATDIIRTQDVERARSLEDADDAMDDLHRHLFTVIMDKDWPHGVPSAVDTTLLGRFYERFADHAVSVAKRTVFVVTGRMPGYSGELDD
- a CDS encoding ESX secretion-associated protein EspG; translation: MTVFSFALSHAAADVLWEDLELGSRPYPFDFPYLGRTHDERRGIRNAVYRDLESRGLAVRGRVSAEVEEALTLLVRFDYSLNAIASLDPKNVERQLLARSGARGEVAALAVLDDRQLKVDTLRSSALLRAVVDLIPPGRPGPGQSVTVPVPTSAPPAPSRRDDDFDSATFTQAMAPRSTAATQVRALEAVFERPRLRAGQFGVTVRGRHGREQRAPQVGWFDNDQGRYLSQTKPGQDGRKWLTHAPADNARIASQLAQELTGLLA
- a CDS encoding DUF3558 family protein, whose product is MGMQLTRNPVIRSVLPIAVVGLVLAGCTTKDPGSATPGGGSTSTTTKTSEKSTATSEPSGGGDKLARFDACAELNAVASRFSLSRVEKDGARGCTARWGQTTTAVGVKAFPEVGLSGATGGSSARISDTTVGSRKAKRVEAGLTDVSCLIAVEVNATSRVDFYATSTTSVEESCDTAKQLAEAIEPKLPK
- the pstB gene encoding phosphate ABC transporter ATP-binding protein PstB, which gives rise to MAKRIDVKDLNLYYGKFHAVDGVSLAVPPKNVTAFIGPSGCGKSTVLRSLNRMHEVAPGARVEGNVLLDGEDIYASTVDPVQVRRTIGMVFQRPNPFPTMSIRDNVVAGLKLAGERNKKKLDEVAERSLRGANLWNEVKDRLDRPGGGLSGGQQQRLCIARAIAVQPDVLLMDEPCSALDPISTLAIEDLITELKKEYTIVIVTHNMQQAARVSDQTAFFNLLGVGQPGRLIEVDDTEKIFSNPSQKATEDYISGRFG
- the pstA gene encoding phosphate ABC transporter permease PstA, whose amino-acid sequence is MTTETADLNRLATPPTFQSVSGARKFKNGVATALVYLAFAIAIVPLAWVLYTVVQRGLPVVLDVDWWQKSLSGLLSKQEGGGVYHAIYGTLSQGLVCGLISVPIGLFVAIYLVEYGGRSRLAKATTFMVDILTGVPSIVAALFVYTLWITTFGFGRSGFAVSLALVLLMVPVIVRTTEEMLKIVPDELREASYALGIPKWKTIVKIVIPTALSGILTGVMLALARVMGETAPVLVLAAYAPFINYNLFDGPMASLPLLMANERNNPTQAGFERIWGAAITLVLIITLFNLLATAISRWLAPKTK
- the pstC gene encoding phosphate ABC transporter permease subunit PstC, with amino-acid sequence MNDRTVAQRPAGTGTTGARRGVPAARSDSEAPIPPTTEADQKAPHVRPGDRIFRGLATGSGIFIVVLIGAIGLFLLLQAVPSLALDQVNFLTSREWSTGDVNNMRYGILDLLLVTVVSSAFALVIAMPIALGIALFLTQYAPRRLARPFAYVVDLLSAVPSIIYGLWGLLVLAPVLTPIGEWLTSALGFIPLFAQGNVSIELGGTIFTAGIVLAVMILPIITAVSREVFERTPPAHIEGAIALGATKWEVVRTTVLPFGKAGYVSASMLGLGRALGETIALMIILSATNSAFGWSLFDGGATFASKIALAAPEFNDPRSAGAYIAAGLVLFLLTFVVNAIARSIVAGHKEYE
- the pstS gene encoding phosphate ABC transporter substrate-binding protein PstS; translated protein: MKTKRHGAVVGLIAAGALLLTACGSDNNAGSGAPTNTSGVPVECGGKTKLNAEGSSAQKNAIDTFIQAYQQRCPGSDLAYNASGSGTGVKNFNAGQVDFGGSDSALSKDKGEVEAAAKRCATNPAWHLPLVFGPVAIGYKLNGVQDLVLNGDVTAKIFNGGIKKWNDPAIKALNSSATLPDKDITVVYRSDESGTTDNFQKYLKIASKGAWTQGDGKQFKGGVGEGKEKSAGVAQAAGSVDGAITYVELSFAQENKLSLAKLDNGSGPVELTSESVGKAIDGAKIKGEGNDLVLDLDSIYGSTTAGAYPLLLATYEIVCSKGYDADTAKAIRAFLTVAATDGQAGLADAGYAPVPKSFQDKLLTAIKAIA